The Candidatus Nitrosopumilus sp. SW genomic sequence GGTCAAAATTATGGTTGGCCTGAACAAGAATGCTCTGGAAATGAAAATTTTGAAAATGCTGTTCTTTGTTATGATCCAAGTATAGAACCTGGCGGAATTTTATTTTACACTGGTGATAAATTTGATTTTGATTTTCCATTTATTATGGCTTCAATGAGGGCATCAAATGTGTATCAAGTAGATTTTGAAGAAGGACTAATCTCTCAAAAATCAATTCTTAGTGGAATTGGACGTGTTCGTGATGTGGTTCAGGGTCCTGATGGATATCTTTACGTGATTACTTCTAACACTGATGGAAAAGGTTTTCCTGCTGCTAATGATGATAAATTATTGAGGATATTGAAATAAAATGCCTGATTCATCAATTTCAAAATTTTTTGAAAAATCAAGAACTGAAAGATTAAATGTTATCAAAAATTTTGCAAATCTTTCAGAAGATGACATAAAATCCTTAGAATTGCCTGATGGTGGAATTACGTTTGATAAAGCAGATAAAATGGTAGAAAATGCATTTGGAACATTTTCGCTTCCATTAGGAATAGCAACTAACTTCAAAATTAACAATAAAGATTATCTTGTTCCTATGGTGATTGAAGAACCTTCTGTGATTGCAGCCGCATCAAAAGCAGCAAAACTTGCAAGACCTAAAGGTGGATTCACAGTAGTAGCTGATGAATCCTATAGTATTGGCCAAATTCAAGTTTTAGGTACTGATATTGATAATGCAATTTCTAAAATTAAAGAAAATACTCAAGAAATTTTGGATCTTGCCAATTCAAAAAGTAATACTCTTTCTAAAATGGGAAAAGGTGCAAAAGAGATTACTTGTAAAAAACTTGATACTGATTTTGAATCAATGTTGATAGTTGAATTATTAATTGATGTAGGTGATGCAATGGGTGCAAATGTCACTAATACGATGTGTGAAAGTGTGGCACCTTTAATTGAAAAATTAACTGGAGGAAAAACACTTCTTAGAATATTATCTAACTATTCAACAAGACGTATGGTAAAAGCAACAGCAATTTTCGATAAAGACTCAGTTGGAGGAGAAGAAGTTGTAGATAATATGATTCATGCCTATCAATTTGCAAAACATGATGTGTATAGAGCAGTAACTCATAACAAGGGAATCATGAATGGAATTATTGCAGTAGCAAATGCTACTGGACAAGATAGTCGTGCAATTGAAGCTGCAGCAAATGCTTTTGCATCACGTTCTGGACAATACCGATCACTGTCTGAGTGGACTAAGGATTCAGATGGAAATCTTGTTGGAACTTTGGAA encodes the following:
- a CDS encoding hydroxymethylglutaryl-CoA reductase, degradative; this encodes MPDSSISKFFEKSRTERLNVIKNFANLSEDDIKSLELPDGGITFDKADKMVENAFGTFSLPLGIATNFKINNKDYLVPMVIEEPSVIAAASKAAKLARPKGGFTVVADESYSIGQIQVLGTDIDNAISKIKENTQEILDLANSKSNTLSKMGKGAKEITCKKLDTDFESMLIVELLIDVGDAMGANVTNTMCESVAPLIEKLTGGKTLLRILSNYSTRRMVKATAIFDKDSVGGEEVVDNMIHAYQFAKHDVYRAVTHNKGIMNGIIAVANATGQDSRAIEAAANAFASRSGQYRSLSEWTKDSDGNLVGTLEIPLSVGIVGGIINVHPVAKICTKILGAESAKEMACIITATGLAQNFSAMRALATDGIQKGHMRLHARNLASAAGASTEQIDKIVSQMIEENNISVNRAKELLEQN